A part of Agromyces protaetiae genomic DNA contains:
- the cofE gene encoding coenzyme F420-0:L-glutamate ligase, whose product MGYSVEGVEGLGEIQPGSDLAAIICGAVPLWEGDIVVVTSKIVSKSEGRVVAASDREQAITDETVRVVASREHPGGVTRIVENRQGIVAAAAGVDASNTREGTVLLLPVDPDASARALALGLRTLTGERVGVIISDTVGRPWREGQTDIAIGAAGVHVFEDLRGTVDASGKPLVVTMPCVADEIAAAAELVKGKATGIPVAVVRGLGRFVGDLDLPGARSIQRPAERDLFRQGADEAYDEGYRAGFDEAQAEGPLSPND is encoded by the coding sequence ATGGGCTACAGCGTCGAAGGCGTCGAGGGGCTCGGCGAGATCCAGCCGGGCTCCGACCTGGCGGCGATCATCTGCGGTGCCGTCCCCCTGTGGGAGGGCGACATCGTCGTCGTCACGTCGAAGATCGTGTCGAAGTCCGAGGGGCGCGTGGTCGCGGCATCCGATCGCGAACAGGCCATCACCGACGAGACGGTGCGTGTCGTCGCCTCGCGCGAGCACCCCGGCGGCGTCACGCGGATCGTCGAGAACCGACAGGGCATCGTCGCGGCGGCAGCCGGGGTGGATGCCTCGAACACGCGCGAGGGGACGGTGCTCCTCCTCCCGGTCGACCCCGACGCCTCCGCCCGCGCGCTCGCGCTCGGCCTGCGCACGCTGACCGGCGAGCGCGTCGGCGTCATCATCAGCGACACCGTCGGGCGCCCGTGGCGCGAAGGCCAGACCGACATCGCGATCGGCGCGGCGGGCGTGCACGTCTTCGAGGACCTGCGAGGAACGGTGGATGCCTCGGGCAAACCCCTCGTCGTCACGATGCCGTGCGTCGCCGACGAGATCGCGGCGGCGGCCGAGCTCGTGAAGGGCAAGGCGACCGGCATCCCCGTCGCGGTCGTGCGCGGGCTGGGTCGGTTCGTGGGCGACCTCGACCTGCCGGGGGCGCGGAGCATCCAGCGGCCCGCCGAACGCGACCTCTTCCGCCAGGGCGCCGACGAGGCGTACGACGAGGGGTACCGTGCGGGCTTCGACGAAGCGCAGGCCGAAGGGCCGCTGAGCCCGAACGACTGA
- a CDS encoding exodeoxyribonuclease III, producing MRIATWNVNSIRTRFGRVVDWLVREDVDVLVMQEIKCKPEQFPYAPFEAAGYEVVAHGLNQWNGVAIASRHPITDVETHFPGQPGFLKGHDGPDLPLEARALGATVEGVRVWSLYVPNGRALGDPHLTYKLDWLAALTDYTRTQTTEHPETPFALMGDFNIAPFDVDNGDPTVVVGQTTHVSPEERDAYFTLLNAGVTDVVRDRVPEGLYTYWDYKQLRFPRNEGLRIDFILGSAAFAEAVTDASIHRNERKGDAPSDHVPVLVDVELPTDADDEDFDRPMFV from the coding sequence ATGCGCATCGCCACCTGGAACGTCAATTCGATCCGCACGCGCTTCGGCCGCGTCGTCGACTGGCTCGTGCGCGAAGACGTCGACGTGCTCGTCATGCAGGAGATCAAGTGCAAGCCCGAGCAGTTTCCGTACGCGCCGTTCGAGGCCGCCGGGTACGAGGTCGTCGCGCACGGACTCAACCAGTGGAACGGGGTCGCGATCGCGTCGAGGCATCCGATCACCGACGTCGAGACGCACTTCCCCGGCCAGCCGGGGTTCCTGAAGGGCCATGACGGCCCCGACCTGCCGCTCGAAGCGCGCGCGCTCGGCGCGACCGTCGAAGGTGTGCGCGTGTGGAGCCTGTACGTTCCCAACGGGCGCGCGCTCGGCGACCCGCACCTGACGTACAAGCTCGACTGGCTCGCCGCCCTCACCGACTACACGCGCACGCAGACGACCGAGCATCCCGAGACGCCGTTCGCCCTCATGGGCGACTTCAACATCGCGCCGTTCGACGTCGACAACGGCGACCCGACGGTCGTCGTCGGGCAGACCACGCACGTGTCGCCCGAAGAGCGCGACGCCTACTTCACGCTCCTCAACGCGGGCGTGACCGACGTCGTGCGCGACCGCGTGCCCGAAGGACTCTACACCTACTGGGACTACAAGCAGCTGCGGTTCCCGCGCAACGAGGGGCTCCGCATCGACTTCATCCTGGGTTCGGCGGCGTTCGCCGAAGCGGTGACGGATGCCTCCATCCACCGCAATGAGCGCAAGGGCGACGCTCCGAGCGACCACGTCCCCGTGCTCGTCGACGTCGAACTGCCGACCGACGCAGACGACGAGGACTTCGACCGCCCGATGTTCGTGTAA
- a CDS encoding ABC transporter permease has product MTDVSPDVTSADAEFAAPVSVGALGAAAAGAAGASGVDRRVGEASVTASSASDGARTRLVDRRWFRIVGGALIPIVLLAVWQLVSTSGAVPVSMLPSPEMVWLAAVDLAERGLLGLYVAISTQRVFIGFAIGAAIGLVLGAVVGLSRLGDILLSPTLGAIRAVPSLAWVPLLILWLKIGEESKITLIAIGAFFPVYTIVASALRHVDRQLIEAGRAFGLGGLRLFGTVQLPAVVPSVVSALRLALAQSWLFLVAAELIASSMGLGFLLVDSGNNGRIDRIFLAIILLAVLGKLSDALLGLFERWAVRRWA; this is encoded by the coding sequence ATGACGGATGTCTCGCCTGACGTGACCTCGGCCGACGCCGAGTTCGCCGCCCCCGTGTCGGTCGGTGCGCTCGGTGCGGCCGCGGCCGGAGCCGCCGGCGCCTCGGGCGTCGATCGGCGCGTCGGCGAGGCATCCGTCACCGCTTCTTCCGCTTCCGACGGCGCGCGCACGCGCCTCGTCGACCGCCGCTGGTTCCGCATCGTCGGCGGCGCTCTCATCCCGATCGTGCTGCTCGCCGTGTGGCAGCTCGTCTCGACGAGCGGCGCGGTGCCCGTGTCGATGCTGCCGAGCCCCGAGATGGTGTGGCTCGCGGCGGTCGACCTCGCCGAGCGCGGCCTCCTCGGGCTCTACGTCGCGATCTCGACGCAACGCGTCTTCATCGGCTTCGCGATCGGCGCCGCGATCGGTCTCGTGCTGGGCGCCGTCGTCGGGCTCTCGAGGCTCGGCGACATCCTCCTCTCTCCGACGCTCGGCGCGATCCGCGCGGTGCCGTCGCTCGCGTGGGTTCCGCTCCTCATCCTGTGGCTCAAGATCGGCGAGGAGTCGAAGATCACGCTCATCGCGATCGGCGCGTTCTTCCCCGTGTACACGATCGTCGCGTCTGCGCTGCGGCACGTCGACCGCCAGCTCATCGAGGCGGGCCGCGCGTTCGGCCTCGGGGGCCTCCGCCTGTTCGGCACCGTGCAGCTGCCCGCCGTCGTGCCGTCGGTCGTCTCCGCGCTGCGCCTCGCGCTCGCGCAGTCGTGGCTGTTCCTCGTCGCCGCCGAGCTCATCGCGAGCTCGATGGGCCTCGGCTTCCTCCTCGTCGATTCGGGCAACAACGGCCGCATCGACCGGATCTTCCTCGCGATCATCCTGCTCGCCGTGCTCGGCAAGCTCAGCGATGCGCTCCTCGGCCTCTTCGAACGCTGGGCCGTGCGCCGCTGGGCGTGA
- a CDS encoding aliphatic sulfonate ABC transporter substrate-binding protein, with translation MTTTRSLRAALVAGAAASALLLSGCVAGENAPAAEPASTAEAGEAVSLEGQTLAIDFATYNPLSLIIKDQGWLEDTGLEVTWVQSAGSNKANEALRAGAVEVGSTAGSAALLARSNGSPIKVIDIYSQPEWAALVAPAGSSISSVEDLKGKQVAATKGTDPYFFLLQSLAAEGLSPEDITVQNLQHADGWAALQNGSVDAWAGLDPIMAGAEEAGATLFYRNVDFNSYGFLNAREDFIESKPEVAQAVVDAYEHARAWAQEHPEETAQILADVAGLDLAVATKVITERSNLDVDHVPGDAQVKVLKKIGPIFVELGDVATQQQVDDALDTIIEDSFATKADASRFEG, from the coding sequence ATGACCACCACCCGATCCCTCCGCGCCGCGCTCGTCGCGGGCGCCGCCGCGAGCGCCCTCCTCCTCAGCGGCTGCGTCGCGGGCGAGAACGCCCCGGCCGCCGAGCCCGCGTCGACCGCCGAGGCCGGTGAGGCGGTGTCGCTCGAGGGCCAGACCCTCGCGATCGACTTCGCGACGTACAACCCGCTGAGCCTCATCATCAAGGACCAGGGCTGGCTCGAAGACACGGGCCTCGAGGTCACGTGGGTGCAGTCGGCGGGCTCGAACAAGGCCAACGAGGCGCTCCGCGCCGGTGCCGTCGAGGTCGGCTCGACCGCCGGTTCGGCCGCGCTCCTCGCGCGCTCGAACGGCTCGCCCATCAAGGTCATCGACATCTACTCGCAGCCCGAGTGGGCCGCGCTCGTCGCGCCCGCGGGCTCGTCGATCTCGAGCGTCGAAGACTTGAAGGGCAAGCAGGTCGCGGCGACGAAGGGCACCGACCCGTACTTCTTCCTCCTCCAGTCGCTCGCCGCCGAGGGTCTCTCGCCCGAAGACATCACGGTGCAGAACCTGCAGCACGCCGACGGCTGGGCGGCCCTGCAGAACGGCTCGGTCGACGCGTGGGCGGGCCTCGACCCGATCATGGCCGGTGCCGAAGAGGCCGGTGCGACGCTGTTCTACCGCAACGTCGACTTCAACAGCTACGGCTTCCTGAACGCCCGCGAGGACTTCATCGAGAGCAAGCCCGAGGTCGCGCAGGCCGTCGTCGACGCCTACGAGCACGCTCGTGCGTGGGCGCAGGAGCACCCCGAAGAGACCGCGCAGATCCTCGCCGACGTCGCGGGCCTCGACCTCGCGGTCGCGACGAAGGTCATCACGGAGCGCTCGAACCTCGACGTCGACCACGTCCCCGGCGACGCGCAGGTCAAGGTGCTGAAGAAGATCGGCCCGATCTTCGTCGAGCTCGGCGACGTCGCGACGCAGCAGCAGGTCGACGACGCGCTCGACACGATCATCGAGGACTCGTTCGCCACGAAGGCCGACGCGTCGCGCTTCGAAGGCTGA
- a CDS encoding SDR family NAD(P)-dependent oxidoreductase codes for MTKTARGARVLITGAAAGMGRMYAERAVAEGAASVTLWDRDRDALDATVRDLEAAAARIAGQTRITSDVVDVAEMGSIAKHAHRVRNKVGAPDILINNAGIVRGNRYFWDTDNGDDTRQTMRVNALAPMYLAHEFLPDMIGAPYRAKRIVNIASAAGTLGNPRMAVYAASKAAVIGWSDSVRIELEQAGHTNVKVTTVTPSYISTGMFAGATGPLLAPVLEPGYVVDRVWRAMLDGKPLLELPRSVRLSRFLRAALPTRVFDVVVGDGFGVYKSMQDFTGRQK; via the coding sequence ATGACGAAGACGGCACGCGGAGCACGGGTGCTCATCACGGGTGCCGCGGCGGGTATGGGGCGCATGTACGCCGAGCGGGCCGTCGCCGAAGGCGCGGCATCCGTCACCCTGTGGGACCGCGATCGCGACGCACTCGACGCGACCGTGCGCGACCTCGAAGCCGCCGCCGCCCGCATCGCGGGGCAGACTCGCATCACCTCCGACGTCGTCGACGTCGCCGAGATGGGATCGATCGCCAAGCACGCGCACCGCGTGCGCAACAAGGTCGGCGCCCCCGACATCCTCATCAACAACGCGGGCATCGTGCGCGGCAACCGCTACTTCTGGGACACCGACAACGGCGACGACACCCGCCAGACGATGCGCGTCAACGCGCTCGCGCCCATGTATCTCGCGCACGAGTTCCTGCCCGACATGATCGGCGCCCCCTACCGAGCGAAGCGGATCGTCAACATCGCGAGCGCGGCGGGCACCCTCGGCAACCCCCGCATGGCCGTCTACGCGGCGTCGAAGGCGGCCGTCATCGGGTGGAGCGACTCGGTGCGCATCGAGCTCGAACAGGCCGGGCACACGAACGTCAAGGTCACGACCGTCACGCCGAGCTACATCTCGACGGGCATGTTCGCGGGCGCGACCGGGCCGCTCCTCGCGCCTGTGCTCGAACCCGGCTACGTCGTCGACCGGGTCTGGCGGGCGATGCTCGACGGCAAGCCGCTCCTCGAACTGCCGCGCAGTGTTCGCCTTTCTCGATTCCTGCGCGCGGCACTTCCGACGCGTGTGTTCGACGTCGTCGTGGGCGACGGGTTCGGCGTCTACAAGTCGATGCAGGACTTCACCGGACGGCAGAAGTGA
- a CDS encoding DUF6328 family protein — translation MGSEQPGSDEIDAVDGRSETVLEKADRNWTDILQELRAVQTGTQIITGFLLAVAFQPRFEQLEPYEHGLYLVLVVLSGLATVLGLAPVIMHRQLFGLKQKERLVHSANRLLIGLLVVVSFLAAGVTSLIFDVVVGRTAGFVALGIALIVLVVFWTVVPRAGRRGR, via the coding sequence ATGGGGAGCGAACAGCCGGGGTCCGACGAGATCGACGCCGTCGACGGGCGCAGCGAGACCGTCCTCGAGAAGGCCGACCGAAACTGGACCGACATCCTGCAGGAGCTGCGCGCCGTGCAGACGGGCACGCAGATCATCACGGGCTTCCTCCTCGCGGTCGCGTTCCAACCACGATTCGAACAGCTCGAGCCGTACGAACACGGCCTCTACCTCGTGCTCGTCGTGCTCTCGGGGCTCGCGACGGTGCTCGGGCTCGCGCCCGTCATCATGCATCGCCAGCTCTTCGGCCTGAAGCAGAAGGAGCGGCTCGTGCACTCGGCGAACCGCCTGCTCATCGGGCTGCTCGTCGTCGTGTCGTTCCTCGCGGCCGGCGTCACGAGCCTCATCTTCGACGTCGTCGTGGGCCGCACCGCCGGGTTCGTCGCGCTCGGGATCGCGCTCATCGTGCTCGTCGTGTTCTGGACGGTCGTGCCGCGCGCGGGACGGCGCGGGCGCTGA
- a CDS encoding ABC transporter ATP-binding protein, protein MSATSGAAAASVEFAALGRAFAAPDGGRRPVLRDLDLVVEAGEIIAILGPSGCGKSTLLRLAGGLDRPTAGRVTIDGTAVAQFDVRCAVGFQEPRLLPWRSVSENVALGLPRGTSRAAAREQVDRLTELVGLADFRGHRPREISGGMAQRASLARALARNPSVLLLDEPFGALDALTRLKMQDLLLDVHAAEPTTVLLVTHDVDEALQLADRIILLGQEPDDDELGPARPGAVVRQTVVVPGHRPRDRGSAELAELRGRLLDGLGIDRHGEARGIQQVPGVPAFPY, encoded by the coding sequence ATGTCCGCGACCTCAGGCGCCGCAGCGGCCTCGGTCGAGTTCGCCGCGCTCGGCCGTGCGTTCGCCGCCCCGGACGGCGGCCGCCGGCCCGTGCTGCGCGACCTCGACCTCGTCGTCGAGGCGGGCGAGATCATCGCGATCCTCGGCCCGAGCGGGTGCGGCAAGTCGACGCTCCTCCGCCTCGCGGGCGGCCTCGACCGTCCGACCGCCGGTCGCGTGACGATCGACGGCACGGCCGTCGCCCAGTTCGACGTGCGGTGCGCCGTCGGGTTCCAGGAGCCGCGCCTCCTGCCGTGGCGCTCGGTTTCCGAGAACGTCGCGCTCGGTCTGCCGCGCGGCACGTCCCGCGCCGCGGCACGCGAACAGGTCGACCGTCTGACCGAGCTCGTGGGGCTCGCCGACTTCCGCGGCCACCGTCCGCGTGAGATCTCGGGCGGCATGGCCCAGCGGGCCTCCCTCGCCCGTGCGCTCGCGCGCAACCCCTCGGTGCTCCTCCTCGACGAGCCGTTCGGCGCCCTCGACGCGCTCACGCGGCTCAAGATGCAAGACCTCCTGCTCGACGTGCACGCCGCCGAACCGACGACCGTGCTGCTCGTCACGCACGACGTCGACGAGGCGCTCCAGCTCGCCGACCGCATCATCCTGCTCGGCCAGGAGCCCGACGACGACGAACTCGGCCCCGCCCGTCCGGGCGCGGTCGTGCGGCAGACCGTCGTCGTGCCGGGCCATCGTCCCCGCGACCGCGGCTCCGCCGAACTCGCCGAACTCCGCGGGCGCCTGCTCGACGGGCTCGGCATCGACCGGCACGGTGAGGCCCGAGGCATCCAGCAGGTGCCCGGCGTCCCGGCCTTCCCCTACTGA
- a CDS encoding VOC family protein: MTGVRLRDVTYLVRDHDEALAFFVDALGFVVRQDETFENGWRRVVVGPAEGGTGLVLALADAGSANSAAVGMQAGDDVAFFLETDDFSAQYERMLRAGVRFREAPRHEAYGTVAIFEDLYGAPWDLIQPPAAG, translated from the coding sequence GTGACCGGGGTGCGCCTCCGCGACGTCACCTACCTCGTGCGCGACCACGACGAGGCGCTCGCCTTCTTCGTCGACGCCCTCGGCTTCGTCGTGCGGCAGGACGAGACCTTCGAGAACGGCTGGCGCCGCGTCGTCGTCGGGCCCGCCGAAGGCGGCACCGGGTTGGTGCTCGCGCTCGCCGACGCCGGCTCGGCGAACTCGGCCGCCGTCGGCATGCAGGCGGGCGACGACGTCGCATTCTTCCTCGAGACCGACGACTTCAGTGCGCAGTACGAGCGGATGCTCCGCGCCGGCGTGCGCTTCAGGGAGGCGCCGCGCCACGAGGCCTACGGCACCGTCGCGATCTTCGAGGACCTCTACGGCGCCCCGTGGGACCTCATCCAGCCGCCTGCGGCGGGCTGA
- the acs gene encoding acetate--CoA ligase, which produces MSAPITALGGDAAVYPPDPAFAAQANVDAAFVEAAAADPLAFWARESSLLEWAEPWQTLHTWEPTDASGTTIPKATWFAGGQLNAAVNAVDRHVSAGHGDRVAFHFEGERGDRRSITYAELEREVSRAANALAALGVEQGDRVVLYLPVLIETVVATLAVARLGAVHSLVFGGFSAEALRFRVEDTRAKVVVTSDGQFRRGTAVGVKAAVDEAVAGLDHVEHVVVVRRTGDETPDTPFTTGRDVWWHEALAEASDRHDAQAFDAETPLFIIYTSGTTGKPKGLVHTTGGYLTHVASTFRSVFDAKPDSDVYWCTADLAWVTAHSYVLYGPLLHGMTSVIYEGTPNTPHAGRHFEIIERYGVTTYYTAPTLVRSFMSWFPEGLAAGAVNVPSGGWDFSTIRLLGSVGEAINPAAWEWFRAEIGVGRAPIVDTWWQSETGAAVMAPLPGLSTLKPGSSLHALPGLTTRVVDDHGDDVARGQGGYLVIDGTWPGMARTVWGNPERYRDSYWARFAHRGFFFSGDGARLDADGDVWLLGRVDDVINVSGHRLSTIEIESALVAHPSVAEAGVVGVSDDTTGEAIAAFVVTADGAEHRADVSPEALARAAALRAHVATAIGPIAKPRDLVFVKELPKTRSGKIMRRLLVDLAEGRTLGDTTSLQDSTVPTRIAEVLAG; this is translated from the coding sequence ATGTCCGCCCCCATCACGGCCCTCGGCGGCGACGCGGCGGTCTACCCGCCCGACCCCGCCTTCGCCGCGCAGGCCAACGTCGACGCAGCCTTCGTCGAGGCTGCCGCCGCCGACCCGCTCGCGTTCTGGGCGCGCGAGTCTTCGCTGCTCGAGTGGGCGGAGCCCTGGCAGACCCTGCACACGTGGGAGCCGACGGATGCCTCGGGCACGACGATCCCGAAGGCGACCTGGTTCGCGGGCGGGCAGCTGAACGCCGCGGTGAACGCCGTCGACCGGCACGTCTCGGCAGGACACGGCGACCGCGTCGCGTTCCACTTCGAGGGCGAGCGCGGCGACCGTCGTTCGATCACCTACGCCGAACTCGAGCGCGAGGTGTCGCGCGCGGCGAACGCCCTCGCGGCGCTCGGGGTCGAACAGGGCGACCGCGTCGTGCTCTACCTGCCCGTGCTCATCGAGACCGTCGTCGCGACGCTCGCGGTCGCGCGGCTCGGCGCCGTGCACTCGCTCGTGTTCGGCGGGTTCAGCGCCGAGGCGCTGCGATTCCGCGTCGAAGACACGCGGGCGAAGGTCGTCGTCACGAGCGACGGGCAGTTCCGCCGCGGCACGGCCGTCGGTGTGAAGGCCGCGGTCGATGAAGCCGTCGCGGGGCTCGACCACGTCGAGCACGTCGTCGTCGTGCGCCGCACGGGCGACGAGACGCCCGACACCCCGTTCACCACGGGCCGCGACGTCTGGTGGCACGAGGCGCTGGCAGAGGCATCCGACCGCCATGATGCCCAAGCCTTCGACGCCGAGACCCCGCTCTTCATCATCTACACGTCAGGCACGACCGGGAAGCCCAAGGGCCTCGTGCACACGACCGGCGGGTATCTGACCCATGTCGCAAGCACCTTCCGCTCGGTGTTCGACGCGAAGCCCGATTCCGACGTGTACTGGTGCACGGCCGACCTCGCGTGGGTCACGGCGCACAGCTACGTGCTCTACGGGCCGCTCCTCCACGGCATGACGAGCGTCATCTACGAGGGCACGCCCAACACCCCGCACGCGGGGCGGCACTTCGAGATCATCGAGCGCTACGGCGTCACGACGTACTACACGGCGCCCACCCTCGTGCGGTCGTTCATGAGCTGGTTCCCCGAGGGGCTCGCGGCCGGAGCCGTAAACGTGCCCTCAGGCGGCTGGGACTTCTCGACGATCCGTCTGCTCGGCTCGGTCGGCGAGGCGATCAACCCCGCCGCGTGGGAGTGGTTCCGGGCCGAGATCGGCGTGGGCCGCGCACCGATCGTCGACACGTGGTGGCAGTCCGAGACGGGCGCCGCGGTCATGGCGCCGCTCCCGGGACTCTCGACGCTCAAGCCGGGCTCGTCGCTGCACGCGCTCCCCGGCCTCACGACGCGCGTCGTCGACGACCATGGCGACGACGTCGCCCGCGGCCAGGGCGGCTACCTCGTCATCGACGGCACCTGGCCCGGCATGGCCCGCACGGTGTGGGGCAACCCCGAGCGGTACCGCGACTCGTACTGGGCGCGCTTCGCACACCGCGGCTTCTTCTTCTCGGGCGACGGCGCGCGGCTCGACGCCGACGGCGACGTCTGGCTCCTCGGCCGTGTCGACGACGTCATCAACGTCTCGGGCCACCGGCTTTCGACGATCGAGATCGAGTCGGCGCTCGTCGCGCACCCGTCGGTCGCCGAGGCGGGGGTCGTCGGCGTCTCCGACGACACGACGGGCGAAGCGATCGCGGCGTTCGTCGTCACGGCAGACGGTGCGGAACATCGGGCGGATGTCTCGCCCGAGGCCCTCGCCCGGGCCGCCGCGCTCCGCGCGCACGTCGCCACCGCGATCGGCCCCATCGCGAAGCCGCGCGATCTCGTGTTCGTGAAGGAGCTGCCGAAGACCCGCTCGGGCAAGATCATGCGGCGCCTGCTCGTCGACCTCGCCGAGGGCCGCACGCTCGGCGACACGACCTCGCTGCAGGACTCCACCGTGCCGACGCGCATCGCCGAGGTGCTCGCGGGCTGA
- a CDS encoding TIGR03557 family F420-dependent LLM class oxidoreductase, giving the protein MPAHIGYAAMLERFPPAEAVELAALAEANGFTGVMASDHFQPWLPAHGQSSFVWSVLAGIAARTTGDFGPGVTTPGFRMHPAVVAQASATLAAMHPGRHWLGIGSGEAINEHVVGRYWPEPPERIARMFEAVDLIKRLFAASIAGRDMRHQGPFFKLETTRLWTMPAQAPDVLVAAGGPVTAKRAGRVADGLITMGAPADRLAALLQRFAEGAREAGRDPSRMPKVLQLHLSWAPTDEEAMRNALTEWPIGGLPAPRGDIRSPYDVEHFARTVRPEDFAGRMIVGADLDRHRAGIQRYLDLGFDRVYLHNVGRDQAAFLEVFGREVLPRLTR; this is encoded by the coding sequence ATGCCCGCCCACATCGGCTACGCCGCGATGCTCGAACGGTTCCCGCCGGCCGAGGCCGTCGAACTCGCCGCGCTCGCCGAGGCGAACGGCTTCACGGGCGTCATGGCGAGCGACCACTTCCAGCCGTGGCTGCCCGCGCACGGGCAGTCCTCGTTCGTATGGAGCGTGCTCGCGGGCATCGCGGCGCGCACGACGGGCGACTTCGGGCCGGGGGTGACGACGCCGGGGTTCCGGATGCACCCCGCGGTCGTCGCGCAGGCGAGTGCGACGCTGGCGGCCATGCATCCCGGCCGGCACTGGCTCGGCATCGGGTCGGGCGAGGCGATCAACGAGCACGTCGTGGGCAGGTACTGGCCCGAGCCGCCCGAGCGCATCGCGCGGATGTTCGAGGCCGTCGACCTTATCAAACGCCTGTTCGCGGCATCCATCGCCGGCCGTGACATGCGTCATCAGGGACCGTTCTTCAAGCTCGAGACGACCCGGCTGTGGACGATGCCCGCGCAGGCGCCCGACGTGCTCGTCGCGGCCGGCGGCCCGGTCACGGCCAAGCGCGCGGGCCGCGTCGCCGACGGCCTCATCACGATGGGCGCACCCGCCGACCGCCTCGCGGCGCTGCTGCAGCGTTTCGCCGAGGGCGCCCGCGAGGCCGGGCGCGATCCGTCGCGCATGCCCAAGGTGCTCCAGTTGCATCTCTCGTGGGCGCCGACCGACGAAGAGGCCATGCGCAACGCCCTCACCGAGTGGCCGATCGGCGGGCTGCCCGCTCCGCGGGGAGACATCCGTTCGCCCTACGACGTCGAGCACTTCGCCCGCACGGTGCGCCCCGAAGACTTCGCCGGGCGCATGATCGTCGGCGCCGACCTCGACCGGCATCGCGCGGGCATCCAGCGCTACCTCGACCTCGGGTTCGACCGCGTGTACCTCCACAACGTCGGGCGCGACCAGGCGGCGTTCCTCGAGGTCTTCGGGCGCGAAGTGCTGCCGAGGCTCACCCGATGA
- the cofC gene encoding 2-phospho-L-lactate guanylyltransferase encodes MSWTVVIPVKSPARAKTRLAPELDPAARAALARAFATDTVAVALATPGVSRVLVVGDEPALAGAAEHVLEVAVRGLGVAITDGIAAARSDASGGTDVSVAVLLGDLPALRADELAAALDAASGHPLAFVRDADGTGTTLATARAGVPFAPRFGHESAREHAAAGFVELEASDPSAWPTLRRDVDTAAALADARALGVGPATSAVLHGLAAR; translated from the coding sequence ATGAGCTGGACCGTCGTCATCCCCGTCAAGTCGCCCGCACGGGCCAAGACCCGGCTCGCGCCCGAACTCGACCCCGCGGCCCGTGCGGCGCTCGCGCGCGCGTTCGCGACCGACACCGTCGCCGTCGCGCTCGCGACGCCCGGCGTCTCTCGCGTGCTCGTCGTGGGCGACGAACCAGCGCTCGCCGGGGCAGCCGAGCACGTGCTCGAGGTCGCCGTGCGCGGCCTCGGGGTCGCGATCACCGACGGCATCGCGGCGGCGCGGTCGGATGCCTCGGGCGGCACGGATGTCTCGGTCGCCGTGCTCCTCGGGGATCTCCCGGCGCTCCGCGCCGACGAGCTCGCGGCGGCCCTCGACGCCGCGTCGGGGCATCCGCTCGCCTTCGTGCGCGACGCCGACGGCACGGGGACGACCCTCGCGACGGCCCGCGCGGGCGTGCCGTTCGCGCCCCGTTTCGGACACGAGTCGGCGCGCGAGCACGCCGCCGCCGGATTCGTCGAGCTCGAGGCATCCGACCCGTCGGCCTGGCCGACCCTGCGACGCGACGTCGACACCGCGGCCGCCCTCGCCGACGCGCGTGCGCTCGGCGTCGGCCCCGCGACGTCCGCCGTGCTCCACGGCCTCGCCGCTCGCTGA